A genomic stretch from Telmatocola sphagniphila includes:
- the arfB gene encoding alternative ribosome rescue aminoacyl-tRNA hydrolase ArfB produces the protein MLQINDQLRIPLEEFEWSYSRSGGPGGQNVNKVASKATLRWNFYASPSIPGPLRPRLQMKLANLLTTEGDLVLTSQLYRDQPRNREDCLTKFANILRRALIVEKPRKATKPTKGSVRRRLTDKKIQAARKKTRSEKSFED, from the coding sequence ATGCTTCAGATTAACGACCAATTACGAATACCGCTCGAGGAGTTCGAGTGGAGCTATTCCCGATCGGGCGGGCCAGGGGGACAGAACGTCAACAAAGTGGCCTCGAAAGCGACCCTGCGCTGGAATTTTTATGCCTCGCCCTCCATCCCAGGTCCACTTCGACCGCGCCTGCAGATGAAACTGGCAAATCTGCTGACGACGGAAGGAGATCTGGTACTGACAAGCCAGCTCTATCGCGATCAACCTCGAAATCGCGAAGACTGCCTGACCAAATTTGCAAATATCCTGCGTCGAGCTTTGATTGTCGAGAAACCGCGCAAAGCCACCAAACCCACCAAAGGCTCCGTCCGACGACGATTGACTGACAAAAAGATTCAGGCAGCCCGAAAAAAGACTCGTTCGGAAAAATCATTCGAGGATTGA
- a CDS encoding glycosyltransferase family 39 protein has translation MILGLIPRIWCLTHTEVAARDSIGFIRSALEMESPPVDYRDTSRHFTRAEVLQYTLQPPGYPAWLLLISQPVRSYLGTTPDSMVLSAQLATILASLLLVIPMYFLGKRVFGQFVALFGTALFQVLPVIVQLTSDGLSESLFLLFAITAVWNCVLALETQKIPFFAGAGASIGLSYLVRPEGLIIGVALLIAVVVVSFKGETPFKKWVIRSVCVALSFAVVAGPYVATIGGLTNKTTGKGLIHYIQGQEVDPTWQNRPDEIGQRSQNPTQLFAVFSAELNGSTTARAFWALKGIGIEVSKVGFYLPFTLAVLGFIIALFTPNKSEGSRFLLLLILCHFGLLFLLAFKIGYISERHTVLSVCIGSFFAVYAIKSLADYFCEYPKEFGKAALLPALILCLSCYVMDFRVLHANRAGHKAAGQWLAQKIQPNEVIWDPFNWAEFYAGRSLYGEPDRNPERGPVYTVIEPQHATPHSRLPMLVTAVEIMRQGEPVFHWPENKPIEQAKVAVYRAEHFKPVTPPANPPQ, from the coding sequence ATGATCCTCGGATTGATACCCAGAATCTGGTGCTTAACGCACACAGAAGTAGCCGCACGCGATAGTATCGGCTTTATCCGCAGCGCTCTGGAAATGGAGTCCCCTCCGGTGGATTATCGGGACACTTCCCGGCATTTCACGCGAGCCGAGGTATTGCAGTATACGCTTCAACCACCGGGATATCCGGCTTGGCTTTTGCTGATTTCTCAGCCGGTTCGTTCCTACTTGGGAACCACTCCGGATAGTATGGTGCTCAGCGCTCAACTCGCGACGATTCTCGCTTCGCTACTGCTTGTAATTCCCATGTACTTTCTCGGGAAGCGTGTCTTTGGCCAGTTTGTAGCTCTCTTTGGAACTGCTCTCTTTCAGGTTCTTCCGGTGATAGTTCAACTAACGAGCGATGGCTTGTCGGAGAGCCTTTTTTTGCTCTTCGCCATTACTGCAGTTTGGAATTGCGTCTTGGCCTTAGAAACACAAAAGATTCCTTTCTTCGCCGGGGCGGGAGCCTCTATCGGGCTCTCCTATCTGGTACGGCCTGAAGGGCTGATCATCGGTGTGGCGTTGCTGATTGCGGTGGTCGTGGTATCGTTCAAAGGAGAAACACCGTTCAAGAAATGGGTCATTCGATCTGTTTGCGTGGCTCTCAGTTTTGCGGTAGTAGCTGGACCATACGTCGCAACCATCGGTGGGCTGACCAATAAGACCACGGGTAAGGGGTTGATTCATTACATTCAAGGCCAGGAGGTCGACCCTACTTGGCAGAATCGGCCGGACGAGATTGGTCAAAGATCACAGAATCCGACTCAGCTATTCGCCGTCTTTTCTGCTGAACTCAACGGTAGCACGACAGCCCGAGCATTCTGGGCACTTAAAGGTATCGGCATCGAAGTTTCAAAAGTCGGATTCTACCTTCCCTTCACCTTGGCCGTTTTGGGCTTTATCATTGCCCTCTTCACGCCAAACAAAAGTGAGGGCTCGCGATTTTTGCTACTCTTGATCCTCTGTCATTTTGGGCTCCTCTTTCTACTGGCCTTCAAAATCGGCTATATCTCCGAACGGCATACAGTCCTCTCGGTCTGCATTGGTTCCTTCTTTGCCGTCTATGCTATTAAAAGTTTGGCGGACTATTTTTGTGAATATCCCAAGGAGTTTGGCAAAGCGGCGTTGCTTCCGGCTTTAATCCTTTGCTTAAGCTGCTACGTGATGGATTTTCGGGTATTGCATGCCAATCGGGCGGGACATAAGGCAGCTGGGCAATGGTTGGCTCAGAAGATTCAGCCGAATGAAGTGATTTGGGACCCCTTTAATTGGGCCGAATTCTACGCAGGTCGATCTTTGTATGGGGAACCCGATCGAAATCCTGAACGCGGCCCAGTTTATACCGTTATTGAGCCCCAACATGCCACGCCGCACTCTCGACTGCCTATGCTGGTGACGGCTGTCGAGATTATGCGGCAAGGTGAACCCGTTTTCCACTGGCCGGAGAATAAACCGATCGAACAGGCCAAGGTGGCCGTCTATCGTGCAGAGCATTTTAAGCCAGTGACTCCACCAGCGAACCCACCTCAGTAA
- a CDS encoding MmgE/PrpD family protein has product MSQSLALRFANYASQLKYEQLTKEAIHEVKRRLIDSFATASGAMDSEAYQIARKVASRMQSSPGASLLNGGTSSIELATFVNGLLIRYLDFNDTYLSKEPAHPSDNLAPILAVAEAYQASGKEVITAAVLAYEIQCRLCDACSLRKQGVDHVTYGAISSAIAASKLQKLDASKIAHAIGLAGVSNVALRQTRSGELSMWKGCAFANAARNGVFASLLAADGLTGPAPIFEGDLGFMKLVTRDSFSVAPMGAEASSSEGFMINRTYIKYWPAEYHSQSAIDAALQLRQELGNDVSAVQKIDIYTFEASYNIIGKYLEAWKPKTRETADHSLPYCTAVALFDGEVTLKQFDPERFTKSDIIDFTAKVKVHLDDELSKGYPKGIPNRIVLTLANGKTLSKEVAYPRGHAENPMTDAEVEAKFRGTVEPRFGKAKADKILSQCWELDKLTEVGSLVESLA; this is encoded by the coding sequence ATGTCACAGTCTTTGGCTTTAAGATTCGCCAATTATGCCAGCCAATTGAAATACGAACAATTGACGAAAGAAGCCATTCACGAAGTGAAGCGTCGGCTTATCGATTCGTTCGCCACAGCCTCCGGTGCAATGGATTCCGAGGCATACCAAATCGCTCGGAAAGTCGCCTCCCGGATGCAGAGCAGTCCTGGAGCCAGTCTACTCAACGGGGGTACATCCTCAATCGAATTGGCGACTTTCGTTAATGGCTTGCTGATTCGCTATCTGGATTTCAACGACACCTATCTCTCCAAAGAGCCCGCCCATCCCAGCGATAATCTGGCCCCCATTCTGGCTGTTGCAGAAGCGTATCAGGCTTCGGGTAAAGAGGTCATCACGGCCGCCGTGCTCGCTTATGAAATTCAATGCCGTCTCTGCGATGCCTGCAGCCTTCGCAAGCAAGGAGTGGACCATGTGACCTATGGTGCCATCTCCTCGGCGATCGCGGCCTCGAAGCTGCAAAAACTCGATGCCAGCAAGATTGCACATGCCATTGGCCTTGCTGGAGTTTCCAATGTCGCACTACGACAAACTCGCTCGGGCGAATTGAGTATGTGGAAGGGCTGTGCATTTGCAAATGCCGCTCGCAACGGGGTGTTCGCTTCACTCCTCGCGGCGGATGGATTGACAGGTCCCGCGCCCATTTTTGAAGGGGATCTCGGCTTCATGAAACTGGTGACGCGCGATTCCTTTTCGGTAGCTCCTATGGGCGCGGAAGCCTCGAGCAGCGAGGGCTTTATGATCAATCGGACTTACATTAAGTATTGGCCGGCGGAGTACCACTCGCAAAGCGCGATTGATGCGGCTCTGCAGCTTCGCCAAGAACTGGGGAACGATGTCTCGGCCGTGCAGAAAATCGACATCTACACTTTTGAAGCCAGTTACAACATTATCGGCAAATATCTGGAAGCCTGGAAACCCAAAACACGAGAAACGGCTGATCACAGCCTCCCGTATTGCACGGCTGTCGCCTTGTTCGATGGGGAAGTCACCTTGAAGCAATTCGATCCGGAACGGTTCACGAAGAGCGACATTATTGACTTCACCGCCAAGGTGAAAGTCCATCTCGATGATGAATTGAGCAAGGGTTATCCCAAGGGCATACCAAATCGGATAGTTCTGACTTTGGCTAATGGGAAAACTCTTAGCAAGGAAGTGGCGTATCCGCGCGGGCACGCCGAAAATCCAATGACGGATGCCGAAGTCGAAGCCAAATTCCGGGGTACGGTGGAACCTCGCTTCGGCAAAGCCAAGGCGGATAAAATCCTGAGCCAGTGTTGGGAACTCGACAAGCTTACTGAGGTGGGTTCGCTGGTGGAGTCACTGGCTTAA